The Limnospira fusiformis SAG 85.79 genomic interval GGTAGCAGTTCCATTCAACTTTTGGATAAAGACCCCATTCAACGCGATCGCCAAATTGTTTCCGTTCGCACTAAAAACCTCAATGTTGATGAACGAACTCAGCTAGAAGCCGCCTTGCGAGAGGCGATCGGAGTTTTTGACCCCCTCGCTACCCAAATCGACACCGTGGGACCAACTCTCGGCCGTCAAATCTTTATTTCTGGACTCCAAGCCTTACTCGTCGCTTTCGCCGGAATTACCGTCTATCTAACTTTCCGGTTCCAGTTTGACTATGCAGTATTTGCATTTGTCGCCCTATTCCATGATGTTTTTCTGACTATGGGGATATTCTCCATTTTCGGTCTGGTTTTTGGCTTAGAAGCCGATACCCTATTTTTAGTAGCCCTCTTGACAATTATCGGGTTTTCTGTTAATGACACCGTGGTAATTTACGATCGCATCCGGGAAATCTTGAAACAAATGCCCGACGCTTCTACCGGGGAAGTCGTTGATAATGCCGTTAACCAAACCTTGGCGCGCTCTATCAATACCACAGTTACCACCATCCTACCCCTGTTTTGCATTTTCCTGTTTGGCGGGGAAACTCTCAAATATTTTGCCCTCACCCTGATTATAGGTTTTATTGCAGGTTCCTACTCTAGTATTTTTATTGCTAGTACCCTCCTGGGTTGGTGGCGCGATCGCAAAGCGTCTAAGTCAACCATCGTCCCTAATGATGAACCTCAGCCAGTGTCTAGGGAAAAATAAATAATTACAGTCCCATGTCCTATCCTGAACCCTCATTAGATGATCCAGTCCTGAAAACTCAAATGAAACGACTCCATGAGTTGATAATTTGGAGTCGCTGGCTGGTGATTATCCTATTATGGTTGGTTATTGGCTCACTGAGTTTGTGGGGAATGCGATCGGACATTTCCCTACTCATGGAACATTTTACCTGGGCTACAGTCCGCCACGGCCTATTTCATAATCGCCTATCTGCGATCGGTTTAGGTATATGTGTAGGCATGACTACCAGCACCTTACTTTGGCAAAGTCGCAACATTCTTATGGGTTTCCCCCTTCGTTATCGCCAACGCCTAGAAAGACAAGTCCTCAAAATTCGCCAACAGGGTTCGACTCATCCCCTGTGGCGGTGGGTAATTAATAATTATAAATAATTAGCCTCCATAACTGAGCAGATCAGCTACCACTAGAAGACTCTCTGAGAATTATCTGCCATAAGTTTGTATAAATTATTACAATTAACCCTTTATGTCAAGTTATGCTTCAGTTGGTTAAGAGATTTGTAAATCATGTGAAATCTTGTGTAATTTGATGTTTGATCAGGCGAATTTGAGTTATGGTTGAGACTATAAAGAAAAAATAAAGGCGGCCACCACAAATTTAAGATTAGTGTGAACAGGCTGCATATCTAAGACGCTCACCCACTCCCGGCTTTGGGGAGAAAATGAACAAACCATAAGGAGGTCTTATGACTCCAACAATGCTCCGTCAACTTTGGTCTTTAGTTGAAAATACCCAACCTTCACATTTAGTTAGTCTGGATGATGATAGCCTGGTTCAGTGCTTGATGGGTCGCCTAAAGAGTCAGTCAAGCATCAATGGTCAGGAGGTGGATATGTTGGATGAGTATATCAACTCTCGTATATCTCTAATTCGTGACCTAGCCGAGGCTCGTCTGTCTGGGGAATCAATGGCTTAATATTCAATAGGGACGGAGTATAGTGTGCGATCGCTCTATATATTACCCCCCCACAATTTCCCCGAAGATCGCGATATATAGCCAATTTATGTCAAACTCCCTTGAAATTGTCCACGAACGATATCGCCAAATTAAGGTAAGTTTATGAAAATTGTCAACTCCCTTCTCAGGCTGTTGTAAGGTAGTCCTGTAGTAGGATGGCAAATTAATTGGGCTCTCCCTCTTCTCCTAAGTCTCCCTCATAGGTGCAAACCTTAATATTGGGTGGCTTAGTGGCGATATGTAAACCGATTCAAAGACAATTCAAAAACTATGCGTAAACAGGGTTTTCTATTATTGGTAAGTTGCTTGTCAGCCTTATCACTCACAGCTTGTGAACCCGGAGGATCTCCAGGTTCTGACGGACCAGCCGCCGGAGGCAGCGGTCAAAGTCGCCTAAATGTTGTCAAAAACCGAGGAGTCCTCATTTGTGGGGTAGATGGTGGTATTCCTGGCTTCAGTTTTGTTGATCAGAGTGGCGAATACTCTGGCTTAGATGTAGATGTCTGTAAAGCCGTAGCAG includes:
- the secF gene encoding protein translocase subunit SecF — protein: MTFSVTKRRSLWWMISAAVILAGIVAMLISWTNPDIGSPIRPGLDFVGGTRLQLELDCTVPGNCDGPIEIDQVREVLQAQDLGSSSIQLLDKDPIQRDRQIVSVRTKNLNVDERTQLEAALREAIGVFDPLATQIDTVGPTLGRQIFISGLQALLVAFAGITVYLTFRFQFDYAVFAFVALFHDVFLTMGIFSIFGLVFGLEADTLFLVALLTIIGFSVNDTVVIYDRIREILKQMPDASTGEVVDNAVNQTLARSINTTVTTILPLFCIFLFGGETLKYFALTLIIGFIAGSYSSIFIASTLLGWWRDRKASKSTIVPNDEPQPVSREK